From one Gemmatimonas sp. UBA7669 genomic stretch:
- a CDS encoding DUF58 domain-containing protein, with protein MERRHSHDAARSTLITAVDDLELAARVVVEGLRVGDHRSPFQGAGAEFHQHRPYRIGDDLKHLDWKLFARSDRLYTRRYRESTNVGVMLVLDTSASMDFPQGAPDSKLRYAVLLAAALAHLAIEQGNAVGLMSLAANDTASPSPTDHGTHGRVRYLPARSGRVHRRAVLSQLDALEAGGIWDPPLAIGRAAELLQRRGLMIVLSDFYDQPESTQRELRHVARHGHDVALLQLVAAGERELPFAAQVEVEDAETGQRRLIDPQAQGSGYRAAHATFIETWRRFAQQEGLDYARFDTDVPPEKSLRDYLLRRMNGERPTLAAPVG; from the coding sequence ATGGAGCGACGCCACTCGCACGATGCCGCACGGTCGACCCTCATCACCGCCGTCGACGATCTCGAGCTCGCGGCCCGTGTGGTGGTGGAGGGATTGCGTGTGGGCGACCACCGCAGCCCGTTTCAGGGAGCGGGGGCGGAGTTTCATCAGCACCGACCGTATCGCATCGGCGACGACCTCAAGCACCTCGACTGGAAGCTCTTTGCGCGCAGCGACCGCCTCTATACGCGCCGCTATCGCGAGTCCACGAACGTGGGCGTCATGCTCGTCCTGGACACGAGTGCGTCCATGGACTTTCCGCAGGGCGCACCGGACTCCAAGCTGCGCTACGCGGTTCTGCTGGCCGCCGCCCTCGCCCATCTCGCCATCGAGCAGGGTAATGCCGTGGGGCTCATGAGTCTCGCAGCGAACGACACCGCATCGCCGTCACCAACGGATCATGGAACGCATGGCCGCGTGCGCTACCTCCCAGCGCGCTCCGGCCGCGTGCATCGTCGCGCGGTGCTGTCGCAATTGGACGCACTGGAGGCAGGTGGCATCTGGGATCCGCCACTGGCTATCGGACGCGCTGCCGAACTGTTGCAGCGTCGCGGGCTCATGATCGTGCTGTCCGACTTCTACGATCAACCGGAGTCCACGCAGCGCGAACTGCGCCATGTGGCACGCCACGGACACGACGTGGCGCTGCTGCAACTGGTTGCGGCCGGTGAACGCGAGCTGCCGTTTGCGGCGCAGGTTGAGGTGGAAGACGCCGAAACGGGACAGCGCCGACTCATCGACCCGCAGGCGCAAGGAAGTGGCTATCGTGCGGCACACGCGACCTTCATTGAAACGTGGCGGCGCTTCGCACAGCAGGAAGGCCTGGACTACGCCCGCTTCGACACGGATGTCCCGCCTGAGAAGAGCCTGCGCGACTACCTGTTGCGCCGTATGAACGGCGAGCGCCCCACCCTCGCCGCTCCGGTGGGCTGA
- a CDS encoding AAA family ATPase, producing MTHPPSSTVVSDDPFASATALAQRLDEQIGQVIIGQQQVRREVLTCLLAGGHCLLRGVPGLAKTLLIKTLADAVHLTFSRIQFTPDLMPSDIVGTEVIEEDPATGTRKVRFIPGPVFANVILADEINRTPPRTQSALLEAMQEYQVTVGGVRHALERPLFVLATENPIEQEGTHPLPEAQLDRFMFNVVIDYPDLEEERRILSSTTNTADATVAPVATGAELEAARQLVRAMPAASNVVDYALRLVRATRPDDATCPSELRAWLRWGAGPRAGQALLLGAKATALLDGRSVPALDDVTQVALPVLRHRLLVNFRAEAEGVSADRVIGMLLAGVRP from the coding sequence ATGACTCACCCCCCTTCCTCAACGGTCGTGTCCGACGATCCGTTTGCCAGCGCCACGGCGCTCGCCCAACGCCTCGATGAACAAATCGGCCAGGTCATCATCGGTCAGCAGCAGGTGCGACGTGAGGTGCTGACCTGTCTGCTCGCCGGCGGACATTGTTTGCTGCGCGGTGTGCCGGGTCTCGCCAAGACCCTGCTCATCAAGACGCTGGCCGATGCCGTACACCTGACCTTCAGTCGCATTCAGTTCACACCCGACCTCATGCCCTCGGACATCGTGGGCACCGAGGTCATCGAAGAAGATCCAGCGACGGGCACGCGCAAGGTGCGGTTCATTCCGGGTCCGGTGTTTGCCAACGTCATTCTCGCCGACGAGATCAATCGCACGCCGCCGCGCACGCAATCCGCATTGCTCGAGGCCATGCAGGAGTATCAGGTCACCGTGGGCGGTGTGCGTCATGCGCTCGAACGTCCGCTCTTTGTGCTGGCGACCGAGAATCCCATCGAACAGGAAGGCACACATCCACTGCCGGAAGCGCAGCTCGATCGCTTCATGTTCAACGTGGTCATTGACTATCCGGACCTCGAAGAGGAGCGACGCATCCTCAGCAGCACCACGAACACCGCGGATGCCACCGTGGCTCCGGTGGCCACAGGCGCCGAGCTCGAAGCAGCACGTCAACTGGTGCGTGCCATGCCTGCGGCCAGCAATGTGGTGGACTACGCGCTGCGCCTCGTGCGCGCCACGCGCCCCGACGATGCCACCTGTCCATCCGAGCTCCGCGCCTGGCTGCGCTGGGGCGCGGGCCCCCGTGCCGGGCAGGCCCTGCTGCTTGGCGCCAAAGCCACGGCCCTGCTCGATGGACGCTCGGTCCCTGCGTTGGACGACGTGACCCAAGTGGCCCTGCCCGTGCTGCGACATCGCCTGCTCGTCAACTTTCGCGCCGAAGCCGAGGGCGTGTCGGCCGACCGGGTCATCGGCATGCTGCTCGCCGGCGTTCGCCCCTGA
- a CDS encoding MBL fold metallo-hydrolase, with protein sequence MRLPVATPSLGRRARHGLLLLLSPLGACQLLRPTPVAPFRPVRPSETQRVDLCTTACRDSVDIIALGVSGFLILPWRDTTRLVLTPPAYSNPGAVRVAVWDLVRGVRSNAPRVWDAVRGLPAADSARWARVRAVLVGHGHYDHLMDLPTLAPWLPNATVYGSASVVNQLHPVRHVLRADSVTQSTAWPSSIRIGPYVTAHAMPWDHAPNVWDFGLRYTIAPGQERRPRASLPGRARAWRMGTVLAWTVDIHDAGGAVALRVLLHDAAATGDVVRDAVRTLAALPPARRTLALVVPANYDNAAGYPDVLLATLQPDHVLLAHWEDFFRPPSHPLRIVRAISGPRFLEHLEPYMGTRWTALAPGAVLRLRID encoded by the coding sequence ATGCGCCTCCCCGTCGCCACTCCCTCCCTCGGACGTCGTGCGCGCCACGGCCTGCTGCTGCTCCTGTCGCCGCTGGGCGCCTGTCAGTTACTGCGCCCAACCCCGGTTGCTCCGTTTCGACCGGTGCGGCCGTCAGAGACGCAGCGTGTGGACCTGTGTACCACGGCGTGTCGCGATTCGGTGGACATCATCGCGCTTGGCGTCAGCGGTTTCCTCATCCTGCCGTGGCGTGACACGACGCGGCTGGTGCTCACTCCGCCCGCCTACTCCAATCCGGGAGCCGTCAGGGTGGCCGTGTGGGACCTGGTGCGCGGCGTGCGCAGCAACGCGCCGCGGGTATGGGACGCCGTGCGCGGGCTACCGGCGGCCGACAGCGCGCGCTGGGCGCGTGTGCGCGCCGTGCTGGTGGGGCATGGACACTACGATCATCTCATGGACCTGCCGACGCTGGCGCCGTGGTTGCCCAACGCCACCGTGTACGGGAGTGCCAGCGTGGTCAACCAGTTGCATCCGGTGCGGCATGTGCTGCGCGCGGACTCCGTAACGCAGTCCACGGCGTGGCCCTCGAGCATTCGGATTGGCCCGTACGTCACCGCGCACGCCATGCCCTGGGATCATGCACCCAATGTGTGGGACTTCGGCCTGCGCTACACCATCGCGCCGGGCCAGGAGCGCCGTCCACGCGCCAGCCTTCCGGGCCGTGCACGGGCGTGGCGCATGGGGACCGTGCTGGCCTGGACGGTAGATATCCACGATGCAGGCGGTGCGGTGGCGCTGCGCGTATTGCTGCACGACGCCGCCGCCACCGGCGACGTGGTGCGCGACGCCGTGCGAACCCTTGCCGCCCTTCCCCCGGCACGGCGAACGCTCGCGCTCGTGGTGCCGGCCAACTACGACAACGCCGCCGGCTACCCGGACGTATTATTGGCCACACTGCAACCCGACCACGTGCTGCTCGCGCACTGGGAGGATTTCTTTCGCCCTCCCTCCCACCCGCTTCGCATCGTGCGCGCCATCAGCGGTCCACGGTTTCTCGAACACCTCGAGCCGTACATGGGCACACGCTGGACGGCACTCGCACCGGGCGCGGTGCTGCGCCTGCGCATCGACTGA
- a CDS encoding DMT family transporter — protein MTSFSAATTAILLIFGAGTLIAIQGPINATLARGIGSPVNAALVSFLVGTLALMAVAFGQRATPDATLMRGLPWWAWIGGLCGAVFVAGAAYAAPRIGVANMLTISVGSQLLTAILLDHYGAFGVPVQSISITRVAGILLVIGGAVLVRRG, from the coding sequence ATGACTTCCTTCTCTGCGGCTACAACGGCCATCCTGCTGATCTTCGGTGCCGGGACACTCATCGCCATTCAGGGGCCCATCAACGCCACGCTGGCGCGTGGCATCGGGTCACCGGTCAACGCGGCCCTGGTGTCCTTCCTCGTCGGCACGCTCGCGCTCATGGCGGTGGCCTTCGGTCAGCGCGCCACGCCCGACGCCACGTTGATGCGCGGTCTGCCCTGGTGGGCATGGATCGGCGGGCTTTGCGGTGCGGTGTTCGTGGCAGGGGCGGCGTACGCGGCGCCACGAATCGGCGTGGCCAACATGCTCACGATCAGTGTGGGCAGTCAGTTGCTGACCGCCATTCTGCTCGATCACTACGGAGCATTTGGTGTCCCCGTGCAATCCATCAGCATCACCCGCGTGGCGGGCATTCTTCTGGTCATTGGTGGAGCGGTGCTGGTACGACGCGGCTGA
- a CDS encoding LVIVD repeat-containing protein, which yields MRLTSRAAVVLSAAIGLSACAGGAKPTPAASPASDPRNNLKAGLFDAAEYSSNLKVLAKAVSPKGFLGITNSDLAFTGNYVIQGNYNGPVVWDISNPAKPELVVAYECPASQNDVSVYKNLMFMSAEALNGRVDCKPGGAPGAVSKERMRGVRIFDISNIKEPKLVANVQTCRGSHTHTVLEDPKDRANIYIYVSGSSAIRPKGELEECSTAASDDPSSSRLRIEIIKVPLADPSKAAVVSRANIFAGLTAPKAHGPSDADKAEMAKVKATGAFTVFVQEMGEEIVLPAQFVKPVIDSITKARGGTAANAADTAAARPVVDARVKAMLAAQGVGGAKGDGRISEGSQCHDITVYPALGLAGGACEGHGILLDISNPVNPVRLDAVADSNFAYWHSATFNNDGTQMLFSDEWGGGGAPKCRAGDKPEWGSNAIFDIVNKKLVFKSYYKIPTYQTANENCVAHNGSLIPIPGRDVMVQSWYQGGISVFDWTDPAKPFEIASFDRGPVDSTRMQMGGSWSVYWYNGKIVSSEIARGLDVAELVPSQYVTQNEIDAANTVKWDQLNAQGQPKIVWPPSFPLAKAYTDQLERKGCAAAAVGTLRSQIAAAEKANGAARNTALQAAVSAAEGARGCDSKKVDLLKKALQDLQGAMM from the coding sequence ATGCGCCTCACGTCCCGCGCTGCCGTCGTGCTCTCCGCTGCCATTGGCCTTTCGGCCTGCGCCGGTGGTGCCAAGCCGACTCCGGCCGCGTCGCCCGCTTCCGATCCCCGCAACAACCTGAAGGCCGGGTTGTTCGATGCGGCGGAGTACTCGTCGAACCTCAAGGTGCTGGCCAAGGCCGTTTCGCCCAAGGGCTTCCTTGGCATCACCAACTCCGATCTGGCCTTCACGGGCAACTACGTCATTCAGGGCAACTACAACGGCCCGGTGGTGTGGGACATCAGCAATCCGGCCAAGCCGGAGCTGGTGGTGGCCTACGAGTGTCCCGCGTCGCAGAATGACGTGTCGGTGTACAAGAACCTCATGTTCATGTCGGCTGAAGCGCTCAACGGCCGCGTGGACTGCAAGCCGGGTGGCGCACCTGGTGCGGTGAGCAAGGAGCGCATGCGTGGTGTGCGCATCTTCGACATCAGCAACATCAAGGAACCGAAGCTGGTGGCGAACGTGCAGACCTGCCGCGGGTCGCACACGCACACGGTGCTCGAAGATCCGAAGGATCGCGCGAACATCTACATCTACGTGTCCGGCTCGTCGGCCATTCGCCCCAAGGGCGAGCTTGAAGAGTGCTCCACGGCCGCGAGTGATGATCCCAGCTCGTCGCGTCTGCGCATCGAAATCATCAAGGTGCCCCTCGCCGATCCGAGCAAGGCGGCGGTGGTGAGCCGCGCCAACATTTTTGCCGGCCTCACTGCGCCCAAGGCGCACGGTCCGTCCGATGCCGACAAGGCGGAGATGGCCAAGGTGAAGGCCACCGGCGCGTTCACGGTGTTCGTGCAGGAGATGGGTGAGGAGATCGTGTTGCCGGCCCAGTTCGTGAAGCCGGTCATCGACAGCATCACCAAGGCGCGCGGCGGTACGGCGGCCAACGCGGCGGACACGGCAGCGGCGCGCCCGGTGGTGGATGCGCGCGTCAAGGCCATGCTGGCAGCGCAGGGTGTGGGCGGTGCCAAGGGCGACGGCCGCATCAGCGAGGGCTCGCAGTGCCACGACATCACGGTGTATCCGGCGCTGGGCCTGGCTGGTGGCGCGTGCGAAGGGCATGGCATTCTGCTCGACATCAGCAACCCGGTGAACCCGGTGCGCCTCGATGCCGTGGCCGACTCCAACTTCGCCTACTGGCACTCGGCCACGTTCAACAACGATGGCACGCAGATGCTGTTCAGCGACGAGTGGGGCGGTGGTGGCGCACCGAAGTGCCGCGCCGGTGACAAGCCGGAGTGGGGCTCGAACGCCATCTTCGACATCGTCAACAAGAAGCTGGTGTTCAAGAGCTACTACAAGATCCCCACGTACCAGACGGCCAACGAGAACTGCGTGGCGCACAACGGCTCGCTGATTCCGATTCCGGGTCGCGACGTGATGGTGCAGTCGTGGTACCAGGGTGGTATTTCGGTGTTCGACTGGACGGATCCGGCCAAGCCGTTCGAGATCGCGAGCTTTGACCGTGGTCCGGTAGACAGCACGCGCATGCAGATGGGTGGTTCCTGGTCGGTGTACTGGTACAACGGCAAGATCGTGAGTTCGGAGATCGCGCGCGGTCTCGACGTGGCGGAACTCGTGCCCAGCCAGTACGTGACGCAGAACGAAATCGACGCCGCCAACACGGTGAAGTGGGACCAGCTCAACGCGCAGGGGCAGCCCAAGATCGTGTGGCCGCCCAGCTTCCCGCTGGCCAAGGCCTACACCGATCAGCTCGAGCGCAAGGGTTGCGCGGCGGCTGCGGTGGGCACGCTGCGTTCGCAGATTGCGGCGGCCGAGAAGGCCAACGGCGCGGCGCGCAACACGGCGCTGCAGGCGGCGGTGAGCGCGGCGGAAGGCGCGCGCGGCTGCGACAGCAAGAAGGTGGATCTGCTCAAGAAGGCGCTGCAGGATCTGCAGGGCGCGATGATGTAA
- a CDS encoding serpin family protein, whose protein sequence is MIPFESSPGHALASNTPRTSRSMLSRRLAAAALLLPLLVSACSESGGPTGNNGAAPDSLKTLPRTLTAAEQEGVRANTQFALNLLRATASAGQGNVLLSPLSVSFALGMTMNGAAGNTLTEMQQTLGWGARSQGEINTAYRDLRGMLPTLDNSVTIRLANGIWTRAGYPAGPEFTQKAREFFNAPVQTLATPQLMYDSVNAWGKRETQNMIPKVLDGNAPEDLAMLLANAVYFAGSWRNAFETDKTKPEPFRLASGASVSVPMMQRKGGFNAFQDASVSAVEMLYGNGAYSMVLMRPTTGSARELASQLNEDRYNAIVSSLRPADSESWLALPRFSVKGNLELSETLADMGMPRAFGGFAEFPYLVPSARTSIGFVQHAVALDVFEQGTRAAAVTVVGIRLVSAPPSYRFDAPFVFFIRERLSGTVLFAGVINDPRA, encoded by the coding sequence ATGATTCCATTCGAGTCCAGCCCCGGTCACGCGTTGGCGTCCAACACGCCGCGCACGTCGCGTAGTATGCTGTCCCGTCGCCTTGCTGCAGCCGCGCTGCTGCTGCCGTTGCTGGTCAGTGCCTGCTCTGAGTCGGGCGGTCCCACGGGCAATAACGGCGCCGCGCCGGATTCGCTCAAGACACTGCCGCGTACCCTGACTGCAGCGGAGCAGGAGGGCGTGCGCGCCAATACCCAGTTTGCGCTGAACCTGCTGCGCGCCACGGCGTCGGCGGGACAGGGCAATGTGCTGCTGTCACCGTTGAGCGTGTCCTTTGCCTTGGGCATGACCATGAACGGCGCGGCCGGCAACACGCTTACCGAGATGCAGCAGACGCTTGGCTGGGGCGCCCGATCGCAGGGTGAGATCAACACCGCGTACCGCGATCTCCGTGGCATGCTGCCGACGCTCGACAACAGCGTGACCATTCGTCTTGCCAACGGCATCTGGACGCGTGCGGGGTATCCGGCCGGCCCCGAGTTCACGCAGAAGGCCCGTGAGTTCTTCAACGCGCCGGTGCAGACGCTCGCCACGCCTCAGCTCATGTACGACTCAGTGAATGCCTGGGGAAAGCGCGAGACGCAGAACATGATCCCGAAGGTGCTCGACGGCAACGCGCCGGAGGATCTGGCAATGCTGTTGGCCAATGCCGTCTACTTTGCCGGCTCGTGGCGTAACGCCTTCGAAACGGACAAGACCAAGCCGGAGCCGTTCCGCCTGGCGTCGGGCGCGAGCGTGTCGGTTCCCATGATGCAGCGAAAAGGCGGATTCAACGCCTTCCAGGATGCATCGGTCTCGGCCGTGGAGATGCTGTACGGGAACGGCGCCTACAGCATGGTGCTCATGCGACCCACCACCGGCAGCGCGAGGGAACTGGCGTCACAGCTCAACGAGGACCGTTACAATGCGATCGTGAGCAGCTTGCGGCCAGCCGATAGCGAAAGCTGGCTTGCGCTGCCGCGCTTCTCCGTGAAGGGCAATCTGGAGTTGTCCGAAACGCTGGCGGACATGGGCATGCCCAGAGCGTTCGGCGGGTTCGCCGAATTCCCGTATCTCGTGCCCTCCGCGCGCACCAGCATTGGGTTTGTACAGCACGCGGTGGCGCTCGATGTCTTCGAGCAGGGGACCCGCGCGGCCGCAGTGACCGTGGTGGGTATCCGTCTGGTTTCCGCGCCGCCCTCGTATCGCTTCGACGCGCCGTTCGTGTTCTTCATCCGAGAGCGCCTGAGCGGCACGGTTCTCTTTGCCGGCGTGATCAACGATCCGCGGGCCTGA
- a CDS encoding DinB family protein — MNFSLDEGRSILARTPVILDVWLRDLPDVWVHGTEGPGTWSPYQVVGHLLHGERTDWMPRIQLTLSSDAERRFTPFDREAMLREHAETPLHELLRAFRSAREDNLALLSALDIRDVHFSRTATHPVFGEVTLGQLLATWVAHDLSHLAQISRTMAKQYREAVGPWRQFLSVMDR, encoded by the coding sequence ATGAATTTCTCGCTCGACGAAGGACGCAGCATTCTCGCGCGCACGCCCGTCATCCTCGACGTGTGGCTGCGTGACCTGCCCGATGTGTGGGTGCACGGGACCGAGGGCCCCGGCACCTGGTCGCCCTATCAGGTCGTGGGGCACCTGCTGCACGGTGAGCGCACGGACTGGATGCCACGCATCCAGCTTACGCTGTCGTCGGATGCCGAGCGACGCTTCACGCCGTTTGACCGTGAGGCCATGCTGCGCGAGCACGCCGAGACGCCGCTGCACGAATTGCTGCGGGCCTTTCGCAGCGCCCGCGAGGACAATCTCGCCCTGCTGAGCGCGCTGGACATTCGTGACGTGCATTTTTCTCGCACAGCCACGCATCCGGTGTTCGGCGAGGTGACACTCGGTCAACTGCTGGCCACCTGGGTGGCACACGATCTGTCGCACCTCGCGCAGATCAGCCGCACGATGGCCAAGCAGTATCGGGAGGCCGTGGGTCCCTGGCGGCAGTTTCTGTCGGTCATGGACCGCTGA
- a CDS encoding alpha/beta hydrolase translates to MTESSPLRVATLATTRTARYAMAGTAAGTAQRWWMGLHGYGQTAASFIKPAVPIVPADTLLVAAEGLNRFYREMPRPDGSHLQRVGATWMTRENREDDIADTVAWLSRLHAHVQADLPRGAATPFGLLAFSQGVATALRWLAHARLAPRMLVLWAGGLPHDVDAELLHAVLQNTRVVVVTGTHDAFVTDARVREMQQTLHEWQLRVEWQTFDGEHHLDAPLLGALLEELRDA, encoded by the coding sequence ATGACGGAATCCTCGCCACTCCGCGTTGCCACGCTGGCCACTACGCGCACGGCGCGCTACGCCATGGCCGGCACTGCGGCTGGCACTGCGCAGCGCTGGTGGATGGGGCTGCATGGCTACGGACAGACGGCGGCCAGCTTCATCAAACCGGCGGTCCCGATCGTGCCGGCCGACACGCTCCTTGTGGCGGCCGAAGGGCTCAATCGCTTCTATCGCGAGATGCCACGCCCCGATGGTTCGCATCTTCAACGGGTGGGCGCGACGTGGATGACTCGCGAGAATCGCGAGGATGACATTGCCGACACCGTAGCCTGGCTGAGTCGTCTGCACGCGCATGTGCAAGCCGACTTGCCGCGGGGCGCCGCCACGCCGTTTGGCCTGCTGGCGTTCTCGCAGGGTGTGGCCACGGCTCTGCGTTGGCTGGCCCATGCACGCCTGGCACCGCGGATGCTCGTGCTATGGGCTGGCGGGTTGCCGCATGATGTGGATGCCGAGCTGTTGCACGCCGTGCTGCAGAACACGCGTGTTGTCGTGGTGACGGGTACACACGATGCCTTCGTGACCGATGCGCGCGTGCGTGAAATGCAGCAGACCTTGCACGAGTGGCAACTGCGGGTCGAGTGGCAAACGTTTGATGGCGAGCATCACCTGGACGCGCCGCTGCTCGGCGCCCTGCTGGAGGAGTTGCGAGATGCGTGA
- a CDS encoding proline iminopeptidase-family hydrolase — protein sequence MRDRRSQGRDLLGRVKQRVVVAGAVLVVLSAAACDRAGHSPGQDAVAGEAGAAVSAADFSAANMDSVQYGQVMIDSLRVPTREGLVAVPGGRVFVRQIGNGSGTPLLALHGGPGGVSCRFEVLAPLAADRPVIFYDQLGSGRSDRPTDTTLWRVPRFVDEVTAVREALGLTQVHLLGHSWGGALAAEYLAAAKPAGIVSVVLSSPLLDTPRWIADANLLRAQLPDSIRRVLDEHEARGTLDAPAYQVATDTFYGRHVRRLPVGNEPRCEGVAGNDTIYRQMWGPTEFLSTGSLKTWTRAADLPSIAAPTLFIAGEFDEARPQTLDTFRATMPDARLVVIPGAAHAAMREKPTEYVAALRAFLAEVEGRATPSR from the coding sequence ATGCGTGACAGAAGGAGTCAGGGACGCGACCTGTTGGGTCGGGTCAAACAGCGCGTGGTGGTCGCGGGCGCCGTGCTGGTCGTGCTATCTGCAGCCGCCTGTGATCGCGCGGGACACAGTCCGGGGCAGGATGCTGTCGCGGGGGAGGCCGGCGCTGCGGTGTCGGCCGCTGACTTCAGTGCCGCCAACATGGACAGCGTGCAGTACGGGCAGGTGATGATCGACTCACTGCGCGTCCCCACGCGAGAGGGGCTCGTGGCCGTGCCGGGTGGCCGCGTGTTTGTCCGGCAGATCGGCAACGGCAGTGGGACACCACTGCTGGCGCTGCACGGTGGGCCAGGTGGTGTGTCGTGTCGCTTCGAGGTGCTGGCGCCATTGGCAGCGGACCGTCCGGTCATCTTCTACGATCAACTGGGTTCCGGTCGCTCCGATCGTCCAACAGACACGACACTGTGGCGGGTGCCCCGCTTTGTGGATGAGGTCACGGCGGTGCGTGAAGCGCTGGGGCTCACCCAGGTCCATCTGCTTGGTCACTCATGGGGTGGTGCGCTGGCGGCCGAGTATCTCGCGGCTGCCAAGCCTGCTGGCATCGTGTCGGTCGTGCTCAGCAGTCCGTTGCTCGACACGCCGCGCTGGATTGCCGATGCCAACCTGCTGCGTGCGCAACTGCCCGACAGCATTCGTCGGGTGCTGGATGAGCATGAGGCCAGGGGCACACTCGATGCGCCAGCCTATCAGGTAGCCACCGATACATTCTACGGTCGTCACGTGCGGCGCCTGCCCGTGGGCAACGAGCCGCGGTGCGAGGGCGTGGCTGGCAACGATACGATCTACCGTCAGATGTGGGGACCCACGGAGTTCTTGAGCACCGGTTCGCTCAAGACCTGGACGCGGGCGGCCGACCTGCCGTCGATTGCGGCGCCCACGCTGTTCATCGCCGGCGAGTTCGACGAAGCACGGCCGCAGACGCTGGACACGTTCCGCGCCACCATGCCCGACGCGCGACTGGTGGTGATTCCGGGCGCAGCCCACGCGGCCATGCGCGAGAAGCCAACCGAGTATGTTGCAGCGCTGCGCGCGTTCCTTGCTGAGGTGGAAGGGCGCGCGACGCCTTCACGCTGA
- a CDS encoding ankyrin repeat domain-containing protein, with amino-acid sequence MLPDPAPLRLPVRPNLDQLLQEARELHVAIRAQDPSALKLLARQPERPKHPDDVELADAQRIVARRYQASSWPRLVQACKLSAAIWDDDLHTVQQLIEASRSLLFEPVLIRRDSHWGAPMAYAANLGRSTIIQWLHEAGADDHLHAIDRAALQGQVDTLHLLHRLTGAPPITSDMLGGPAYTLNQAGNAALLALGAAVVAADGTRLAPVDVVLQTDSRRPAAKHAILESWVATGLELPDTPTMALHRGRIDLLEAHRARDPLLLSRTFRHREIYPSTMGCVDPLDATEGTPLDGTTLLHMAIEFDEHDIVQWCLANGADVNARAHQGASGFGGWTPLFHTVVSMPAFWMNYNRRPDRPAGSDAAMTELLLQHGADPSVRASIWKRLHPGHGDSTRHEYRDVTAREYGEQFHAPIFVNRAALALL; translated from the coding sequence ATGCTGCCCGATCCCGCCCCGTTGCGCTTGCCCGTTCGACCCAATCTCGATCAGCTTCTGCAGGAAGCGCGCGAGCTGCACGTGGCAATCCGCGCACAGGACCCCAGCGCACTCAAGCTGCTCGCGCGTCAACCCGAGCGCCCCAAGCATCCTGACGACGTCGAACTCGCCGACGCGCAGCGTATTGTGGCGCGGCGCTATCAGGCCAGTTCATGGCCACGCCTGGTGCAGGCCTGCAAACTGTCCGCTGCCATCTGGGACGACGATCTGCACACCGTGCAGCAGCTCATCGAGGCATCACGCAGTCTGCTCTTCGAGCCCGTGCTCATCCGGCGAGACAGCCACTGGGGTGCACCCATGGCCTACGCTGCCAATCTCGGACGCAGCACCATCATTCAGTGGCTGCACGAAGCCGGCGCCGATGATCATCTGCATGCCATCGATCGCGCCGCACTGCAGGGCCAGGTGGACACCCTGCATCTCTTGCATCGCCTCACGGGCGCGCCGCCCATCACGTCGGACATGCTCGGCGGTCCGGCCTATACGCTCAATCAGGCCGGCAATGCCGCGCTGCTGGCACTCGGCGCAGCCGTCGTTGCGGCAGACGGCACACGACTGGCCCCGGTAGACGTCGTGCTGCAGACCGACTCCCGTCGCCCTGCGGCCAAGCACGCCATTCTCGAATCCTGGGTGGCGACCGGACTCGAGCTGCCGGATACGCCCACCATGGCCCTGCACCGCGGTCGCATCGATCTGCTGGAAGCGCATCGCGCGCGCGACCCGCTGCTGCTCAGCCGCACCTTTCGCCACCGCGAGATCTACCCATCAACCATGGGCTGCGTCGACCCGCTCGATGCCACCGAGGGCACTCCACTCGATGGCACCACCCTGCTGCACATGGCCATCGAGTTTGACGAGCACGACATCGTGCAGTGGTGCCTGGCGAACGGGGCTGATGTCAACGCGCGGGCTCATCAGGGCGCGAGTGGCTTTGGTGGATGGACACCACTCTTTCACACGGTGGTGTCCATGCCGGCGTTCTGGATGAACTACAACCGCCGCCCCGACCGGCCAGCCGGTTCCGACGCGGCGATGACCGAGCTGCTGCTGCAACACGGCGCCGACCCCTCCGTGCGCGCGTCCATCTGGAAGCGCCTCCATCCGGGTCACGGCGATTCCACGCGGCACGAGTATCGTGATGTCACGGCCCGCGAGTACGGTGAGCAGTTTCACGCCCCCATCTTCGTGAATCGGGCGGCGCTGGCGCTGCTGTAA